Proteins from a genomic interval of Chanos chanos chromosome 3, fChaCha1.1, whole genome shotgun sequence:
- the LOC115808819 gene encoding bryoporin-like has product MSAQAETVSASINSFRSCTMEINNISRIYCLTNPKTHMISGYVFRPPQPTIQPNKTDVCAFAKTGLGFRGAVGVLTYELSHVETQHGEKVLAIMFSVPFDYNLYENWLAVGVFNKTRKCNEKLFKHMYYDENGDFKRIKARESGMVFTEDTVEIMASMGSGGRTVIKMEIYDKQD; this is encoded by the exons ATGAGTGCACAAGCTGAAACTGTTTCAGCTTCAATAAATAGTTTTCGTAGCTGCACGATGGAGATAAACAACATCAGTAGGATTTACTGTCTCACCAACCCAAA gACACACATGATCAGTGGCTATGTCTTCCGCCCTCCTCAACCAACAATacagccaaacaaaacagacgTGTGTGCCTTTGCCAAGACAGGACTGGGTTTCAGAGGAGCGGTTGGTGTGCTGACATATGAGCTGTCCCATGTGGAGACTCAGCATGGTGAAAAAGTGTTAGCCATCATGTTCTCCGTTCCATTTGACTACAACCTCTATGAAAACTGGCTGGCAGTGGGTGTCTTCAACAAAACCCGGAAATGCAATGAAAAATTGTTCAAACACATGTATTATGACGAGAATGGTGACTTCAAACGCATTAAAGCTAGGGAGTCTGGAATGGTGTTTACAGAAGATACAGTGGAGATCATGGCCAGCATGGGCAGTGGGGGAAGAACCGTGATTAAGATGGAGATTTATGATAAACAAGATTAG